Proteins co-encoded in one Bremerella sp. TYQ1 genomic window:
- a CDS encoding NAD-dependent epimerase/dehydratase family protein yields the protein MLVLVTGATGLVGNNVTRMLLQQGHQVRVMVRDPRIDRSLAGLDVEVVPGDIRDEEAVRTATLGVDAVIHSAAMVHIGWSKEEVMHQVNVEGTKSVAKAALKQGIRMVQVSSVDALGVGKKDASANEETPREGKTQCPYVITKRAAEDALREMVAEGLNVVIVNPGLMFGPWDWKPSSGRMLISVVKQQPPLAPRGGGSTCDVRDVAAAIIQATQKGRVGENYILGGENLTYLDLWKRMAKIAGRRAPWARLGPLIAMAAGLCGDIYGQMDGKEPEVNSAAIKMGSLYHFYRSDKAIEELDYQIRPLDQTLRDALVWFRDNGYLTEVESLQS from the coding sequence GTGCTCGTACTGGTGACGGGAGCAACAGGGTTAGTCGGTAACAACGTAACACGCATGCTGCTGCAGCAAGGACATCAAGTCCGCGTGATGGTACGCGACCCTCGTATCGATCGTTCGTTGGCTGGATTAGACGTCGAAGTCGTTCCGGGCGATATTCGGGACGAAGAAGCCGTTAGAACCGCGACACTTGGGGTCGACGCGGTGATCCATTCGGCAGCCATGGTGCATATTGGCTGGTCGAAGGAAGAAGTCATGCACCAAGTCAACGTCGAGGGGACCAAGTCGGTAGCGAAAGCGGCTTTGAAGCAAGGGATCCGCATGGTGCAAGTCTCATCGGTCGACGCGTTGGGGGTCGGCAAGAAGGATGCTTCCGCCAACGAAGAGACGCCTCGCGAAGGGAAGACGCAGTGCCCTTACGTGATCACCAAACGGGCCGCCGAAGACGCCCTGCGCGAGATGGTTGCCGAAGGTTTGAACGTTGTGATCGTGAACCCGGGACTGATGTTTGGTCCCTGGGACTGGAAGCCTTCATCCGGACGCATGCTGATCTCGGTCGTCAAACAGCAGCCTCCGTTGGCCCCGCGCGGAGGTGGCAGTACGTGCGATGTCCGAGATGTCGCCGCCGCCATCATTCAAGCGACGCAAAAGGGACGTGTCGGCGAGAACTATATCTTGGGAGGCGAAAACCTCACTTACTTGGATCTGTGGAAACGCATGGCCAAGATCGCCGGGCGACGTGCTCCTTGGGCCCGACTAGGTCCGTTAATCGCGATGGCGGCTGGGCTTTGTGGCGATATCTATGGTCAGATGGATGGCAAGGAACCGGAAGTCAATTCGGCCGCCATCAAAATGGGAAGCCTATATCACTTTTATCGCAGCGACAAAGCGATCGAAGAGCTCGACTATCAGATTCGTCCGCTCGACCAAACATTGCGAGACGCTTTGGTCTGGTTTCGTGACAATGGCTATCTAACCGAAGTCGAAAGCTTGCAGTCATGA
- a CDS encoding DUF1559 domain-containing protein: MTNTSLTTRRGFTLVELLVVIAIIGVLIALLLPAVQQAREAARRMQCSNNLKQTALAMHTYHDIHGQFPLPGMSANELGWTASILPQIEQSAIADNLNYNEGKIQDVSKRKFGPTRIDAYLCPSAPASEYYSPRADEEYNGEQSYALHYYGILGPQGTNPATGVSYSCKDTTAVFGGECQEGIMSQWSSKMRDITDGLSNTYLLGENSWVNTDKRRYWLRGKFKDASRGYLYLISKNITATLNSGFDDKWNSVAFGSMHPGGAMFSKADGSVTFVPETIDFSTYQATSSKAGGEVFSGS, from the coding sequence ATGACAAACACCTCCCTGACTACTCGCCGTGGCTTTACGTTAGTTGAACTATTGGTGGTCATTGCCATCATCGGTGTCTTGATCGCGCTACTGCTTCCAGCCGTGCAACAAGCTCGCGAAGCGGCTCGACGCATGCAGTGCTCGAACAATCTCAAGCAAACTGCCCTCGCAATGCATACCTATCACGACATCCATGGCCAGTTTCCGCTTCCTGGCATGTCGGCCAACGAGCTCGGCTGGACCGCTTCGATCTTGCCACAGATTGAACAGTCGGCCATCGCTGACAATTTGAACTACAACGAAGGCAAGATTCAGGACGTCAGCAAACGAAAATTCGGTCCCACTCGGATCGATGCCTATCTCTGCCCTAGTGCCCCGGCCTCTGAGTACTACTCGCCCCGTGCCGACGAAGAATACAACGGCGAGCAATCGTACGCACTTCACTACTATGGCATCCTCGGCCCACAAGGTACCAATCCCGCGACCGGGGTCTCTTACTCGTGTAAAGACACCACGGCTGTCTTCGGGGGCGAATGCCAGGAAGGGATTATGTCGCAGTGGAGCTCGAAGATGCGAGACATCACCGACGGATTGTCCAACACCTATTTGCTCGGCGAAAACTCGTGGGTCAACACTGATAAACGTCGATATTGGCTGCGTGGCAAGTTCAAAGATGCATCGCGGGGTTACCTTTACCTGATCTCGAAGAACATCACCGCCACGCTGAACAGCGGCTTTGACGACAAGTGGAATTCCGTAGCGTTCGGCAGCATGCATCCAGGCGGGGCCATGTTCTCGAAGGCGGACGGTTCGGTAACGTTCGTTCCTGAAACGATTGACTTCAGCACCTATCAGGCCACCTCCAGCAAAGCAGGCGGCGAAGTATTCAGCGGCAGCTAG
- a CDS encoding serine hydrolase: MSLASIARRTFLAQAASLLASSISVPLLADDDADQPVPSAGTLLKGLEPFDALMRQFCQKYQPLGASLAVAYRGKLKFAKGYGHADLARQEVVEPTSLFRIASLSKPVTATAVMKLVEDGQVELDQPILPLLPIDYEPADARMKEVTIRQCLQHTAGFDTSASGDPFAMSGLVRWKLGVEYPLEKKDVLRFALTRKLDFEPGTKHVYANVGYLMLGLMIEKVSRLSYEQYVRTAILSPLGIKRMRLAKTLPKDRADGEVQYRDSKGRTGRSVMGLKETDPVPFPYGIERIENLAAVGGWLASSVDMVRFASGLFFPPAKEVLTRKTLQSMFAPPEIAGEEKPRGNQAYYACGWLVRSAKGDVLPWTCWHNGSLTGVSSLMVSRADGVTWAVLFNQDSTPDGTAYATKIDGPLHAPASEIKNWPEKDLFADYL; this comes from the coding sequence ATGAGTCTCGCTTCGATCGCCCGTCGAACGTTCCTTGCCCAAGCCGCTTCGTTGTTGGCAAGCAGCATTTCAGTGCCGCTTCTCGCGGACGACGATGCCGATCAACCTGTGCCGTCCGCAGGCACACTCCTGAAAGGGCTCGAACCGTTCGATGCGTTGATGCGACAGTTTTGCCAAAAGTACCAGCCGCTGGGGGCATCGCTGGCAGTCGCGTATCGAGGCAAGCTGAAGTTCGCGAAAGGATACGGGCACGCCGACCTCGCCCGGCAGGAAGTAGTCGAGCCCACTTCGCTCTTTCGGATTGCCAGCCTTAGCAAGCCGGTGACCGCCACAGCCGTGATGAAACTAGTGGAAGATGGCCAAGTCGAACTCGATCAGCCGATCCTCCCCCTTTTGCCGATCGACTACGAACCGGCAGACGCGCGAATGAAGGAGGTGACCATTCGGCAATGTTTGCAACACACCGCCGGATTCGATACCTCGGCATCTGGCGATCCATTTGCGATGAGCGGTTTGGTCCGATGGAAATTGGGCGTTGAGTACCCGTTAGAGAAAAAAGATGTCCTCCGTTTTGCGTTGACACGAAAGCTCGACTTCGAGCCTGGTACGAAGCACGTCTACGCGAATGTCGGTTATTTGATGCTGGGGCTGATGATCGAAAAAGTCAGCCGTTTGTCGTACGAGCAATATGTTCGCACGGCCATCCTTTCGCCGCTGGGTATTAAGCGAATGCGATTGGCGAAGACGCTGCCGAAAGATCGCGCCGATGGCGAGGTGCAGTATCGTGATTCGAAAGGACGCACCGGTCGGAGTGTGATGGGGCTGAAAGAAACCGATCCGGTCCCCTTCCCTTACGGCATTGAACGAATCGAGAACCTAGCCGCAGTCGGTGGGTGGTTGGCGAGCAGTGTCGATATGGTTCGCTTCGCGTCGGGACTGTTCTTTCCGCCAGCCAAGGAGGTGCTCACGCGCAAGACATTGCAATCGATGTTCGCACCTCCCGAGATCGCAGGGGAAGAGAAACCACGCGGGAATCAGGCTTATTACGCCTGCGGATGGCTGGTACGCTCCGCGAAAGGAGACGTTCTTCCTTGGACTTGTTGGCACAACGGTAGTTTGACCGGCGTCTCGTCGCTCATGGTTTCGCGTGCCGATGGTGTGACGTGGGCCGTGCTGTTCAATCAAGATTCCACGCCCGATGGGACCGCCTACGCGACGAAGATCGACGGTCCGCTGCATGCTCCGGCCAGTGAAATCAAGAACTGGCCGGAGAAAGATTTGTTTGCCGACTACCTGTAG
- the def gene encoding peptide deformylase, with protein MQIIHFPHPTLRYKSKPVKRVDAELRGMIAEMFELMYAARGIGLAANQVGIPLRFFVMNLAGEKGEGEELVFINPTINRGTGSDEAEEGCLSLPGVYGPVMRPAEILFSAYMPNGEKFEQKVDGMFARCVQHETDHLDGVMFTDRMDEDSLYEIQPQVDQFELTFERLRGEGKLPTDEAIKKFQDELEKKYA; from the coding sequence TTGCAGATTATCCACTTTCCTCACCCGACTCTGCGTTACAAATCGAAGCCTGTGAAACGCGTCGATGCGGAACTTCGCGGCATGATCGCCGAGATGTTCGAGCTGATGTATGCGGCGCGAGGAATCGGTCTGGCCGCCAATCAAGTGGGCATTCCTCTGCGATTTTTCGTCATGAATCTGGCCGGCGAAAAAGGGGAAGGCGAAGAGCTCGTCTTCATCAATCCCACCATCAACCGTGGCACCGGATCGGATGAAGCGGAAGAAGGTTGCCTCAGTCTGCCGGGCGTTTACGGACCGGTAATGCGACCCGCGGAAATTCTCTTCAGTGCTTACATGCCCAATGGCGAAAAGTTCGAGCAGAAAGTCGACGGCATGTTCGCGCGTTGCGTTCAGCACGAAACGGACCACTTGGACGGTGTGATGTTCACCGATCGCATGGACGAAGATTCGCTGTACGAGATTCAGCCGCAAGTCGATCAGTTCGAGCTCACCTTCGAGCGTCTCCGTGGAGAAGGCAAGCTACCCACCGACGAAGCGATCAAGAAGTTCCAGGACGAACTGGAAAAGAAATATGCCTAG
- a CDS encoding PRC-barrel domain-containing protein yields the protein MLVTRILGLFLALALVVPAVAEDKETKKESTDKSDRIAASQVVDASVYGTNKEDTIGSVNDLVMNKDGQVIYMIIGSGGVAGVGETNHAVPADAVDMAWKNTDGEPTLQLSLPMTAEDLGNAPALSLEHCADLTVASFHERNSKYFKTADAPKVKEGEMLLLSGLNDIDVKGTGNESVGQLDDVVFNHNLDACEAEYYIIGSGGTLGVGEEYTAIPVKNVKINKTNDNQYTATIDADKNIVGAAPKVTSDKYYHELDSEETRENVKKAFAETSSK from the coding sequence ATGTTAGTGACGCGCATATTAGGACTTTTCCTCGCTCTGGCTCTGGTCGTTCCTGCAGTCGCCGAGGACAAAGAAACTAAGAAAGAATCGACCGACAAGTCGGATCGTATTGCTGCCAGCCAAGTGGTTGATGCCAGCGTATACGGAACCAACAAAGAAGACACGATTGGTTCGGTCAATGACTTGGTCATGAATAAAGATGGTCAGGTGATCTACATGATCATCGGTAGCGGTGGTGTCGCCGGTGTTGGTGAAACCAACCACGCCGTCCCCGCCGACGCTGTTGACATGGCCTGGAAGAACACTGATGGCGAACCAACGCTGCAGTTGAGCCTTCCAATGACGGCCGAAGATCTGGGTAACGCCCCTGCTCTTTCGCTCGAGCATTGTGCTGACTTGACCGTTGCTTCGTTCCACGAACGTAACAGCAAGTACTTCAAGACTGCCGACGCTCCTAAAGTAAAGGAAGGCGAAATGCTTCTTCTGTCGGGTCTGAACGACATCGACGTGAAGGGTACTGGTAACGAATCGGTTGGTCAGTTGGACGACGTCGTGTTCAACCACAACTTGGACGCTTGTGAAGCTGAATACTACATCATCGGTTCCGGTGGTACGCTAGGCGTCGGTGAAGAATATACGGCCATTCCTGTCAAGAACGTCAAGATCAACAAGACCAACGACAATCAGTACACCGCTACGATCGACGCTGACAAGAACATCGTTGGTGCTGCTCCGAAAGTAACCTCGGACAAGTACTACCACGAACTTGATAGCGAAGAAACGCGTGAAAACGTGAAGAAGGCTTTCGCTGAAACCAGCAGCAAATAG
- the fmt gene encoding methionyl-tRNA formyltransferase produces the protein MKIVMMGTGPFAVPSFEALIASDHDVVCLFTQPVRSVHRRKSSIPTPMRDVAGAHGIPIHDPVSINTEESQQLLQELKPDLLVVCDYGQILKDYILATATYGGINLHGSILPKYRGAAPVNWAILNGDEETGITVIHMTPKLDGGPCLKVVRTPIGATETTVELEPRLAQLGVPAVLESIEMLEAHGPEGTPGVVQDQSLATKAPRLAKSDADINWDEPAELIYKKFRAYQPWPGCFTHMEQDGKPPLRLILKQVRLLNEPAPEGVAPGTVSVVAEDRLYFAAKGGQIVVDVIQPAGRKAMPIADFVHGHHPHVGDRLLTESQL, from the coding sequence ATGAAAATCGTCATGATGGGGACTGGGCCATTTGCCGTTCCCTCGTTTGAAGCGTTGATTGCCAGCGATCACGACGTTGTTTGTCTATTCACGCAGCCGGTCCGTTCGGTGCATCGTCGCAAGTCTTCCATTCCGACGCCCATGCGGGATGTGGCTGGTGCCCATGGGATTCCAATCCACGATCCAGTCAGCATCAACACCGAAGAGTCGCAACAACTCCTTCAAGAGCTGAAGCCAGATCTGTTGGTGGTGTGCGATTACGGCCAGATTTTGAAAGACTATATCCTTGCGACGGCAACCTACGGCGGCATTAATTTGCACGGCTCGATCTTGCCGAAGTATCGCGGCGCCGCTCCAGTCAACTGGGCCATTCTTAACGGGGACGAGGAAACCGGCATCACCGTCATTCACATGACGCCAAAGCTGGATGGCGGCCCTTGCCTGAAAGTGGTGCGCACGCCGATCGGGGCAACCGAAACAACGGTCGAACTAGAGCCACGCTTGGCTCAACTTGGCGTTCCCGCGGTGCTCGAGTCGATCGAGATGCTGGAGGCTCACGGCCCAGAAGGGACCCCAGGCGTAGTGCAGGATCAGTCGCTCGCAACCAAGGCTCCGCGTTTGGCTAAATCAGATGCGGATATCAATTGGGACGAACCAGCGGAGCTGATTTACAAAAAGTTCCGCGCATATCAGCCGTGGCCTGGCTGTTTCACGCATATGGAGCAAGACGGCAAGCCGCCGCTGCGACTGATCTTGAAGCAAGTTCGCCTATTGAATGAGCCAGCTCCGGAAGGGGTGGCCCCAGGGACGGTCTCGGTCGTGGCGGAAGATCGTCTTTATTTCGCGGCCAAGGGAGGCCAGATCGTCGTCGATGTGATCCAGCCAGCTGGCAGGAAGGCGATGCCGATTGCCGACTTCGTGCATGGTCATCATCCCCATGTGGGTGATCGATTGCTAACGGAATCGCAGCTTTAA
- a CDS encoding DUF1559 domain-containing protein produces MLRFGSFRTRGFTLVELLVVIAIIGVLIALLLPAVQQAREAARRMQCTNHLKQNTLAMHNYHDSYGQFPLPGMAANHLGWSSSILPQMEQSAIADGLDYTEGSHNAVGRRKFGPARIESYLCPSAPSSDVYSSNTDEDYNGEKSYSIHYYGILGPQGVNATTGNNYACQNTSDAFGGDCTEGIMWQYGSKMRDITDGLSNTYLFGENSWINTAFRRSWLRGKYSDSRGTLYLISKNVQHPINSGVSTKWNSIAFGSMHPGGAMFSRADGSVSFVPETVDFSIYMAGASKSGGEPVSAN; encoded by the coding sequence ATGCTTCGTTTTGGTTCTTTTCGGACTCGCGGGTTCACGCTCGTCGAATTACTAGTCGTCATTGCCATTATTGGCGTTTTGATAGCGTTGTTGCTGCCAGCCGTTCAGCAAGCTCGCGAAGCCGCGCGACGGATGCAGTGCACCAATCATCTCAAGCAAAACACGCTTGCGATGCACAACTACCACGATAGTTACGGCCAGTTTCCGCTGCCAGGAATGGCCGCCAATCACCTTGGTTGGAGTTCTTCGATTCTTCCGCAGATGGAACAGTCGGCCATCGCCGATGGCTTGGACTACACCGAAGGGAGTCACAATGCAGTTGGCCGACGAAAGTTTGGGCCAGCCCGGATTGAGTCTTACCTTTGTCCTAGCGCCCCTAGTTCAGACGTTTACTCGTCGAACACGGACGAAGATTACAACGGCGAGAAATCCTATTCAATTCACTACTACGGTATTCTTGGCCCGCAGGGAGTCAACGCGACGACCGGCAACAACTATGCTTGCCAGAACACTTCCGACGCGTTCGGCGGCGACTGCACCGAAGGGATCATGTGGCAGTACGGATCAAAGATGCGAGACATTACCGATGGTTTGTCGAACACTTACCTGTTCGGTGAAAACTCGTGGATCAACACGGCATTTCGTCGTAGCTGGTTGCGTGGCAAATATAGCGACAGCCGCGGTACTTTGTACCTGATTTCCAAGAACGTGCAGCACCCGATTAACAGCGGTGTATCGACCAAGTGGAACTCGATCGCCTTCGGTAGCATGCACCCAGGCGGAGCCATGTTCTCTCGTGCAGATGGTTCGGTTTCGTTTGTCCCTGAGACAGTTGACTTCTCGATCTACATGGCTGGTGCCAGCAAGTCAGGTGGTGAGCCCGTTTCCGCCAACTAA
- a CDS encoding RND family transporter has translation MQMRRPTFFERYALFILMAIFFLVPFALRGARLSLEQMKNDVKDWLPDDFAETSELDWFREHFLGEQFVLVSWDGCTADDQRLDYLSRLLVPPPLEEGEEPDGPIAHRQPDFIGDELGLYYPGDDHQNWGGKEEKWFLGNDSTWYYVLPNGEIYKWDGQSTVIGALSRATERVFTGGNSIEGSDYVKKVDEEYYKKPKLLQARLFKSVTSGPDVLAQLAAPGGTLVRDDDPTPRELEEARKKALDRLTGTLFGPDGKQTCLIVTLTDAGKVDLRRTMGHGVLGRPEGQLLQLAEQAGIKPDNLRLGGPPVDNVSIDEEGERTLARLVSFSVIIGLGLSYMCLRSVKLTIMVFFVGGISAVTSLSLVWWTAGRFIWWLDPTTDAVMMSMPAVVYVLGLSGAIHIVNYYRDVVQENGTLRNAPELTISHGWYPCTIAAVTTAVGLGSLATSSITPIHKFGIFSAMGVLATLFLLFTYLPAALQMWPPNAAPKKGEFKPKEPSPAGAWIRGVGDRIGDFVIAHNIKVALGCLAMFLFFAFGLQYLKTSVQLLKMFDDEARIIKDYAWLEGHLGKLVPMELVVRVEPEVLYYDDSNQANAEKPLNPLALANENKVDPKFRYKFLERMEIAQRVANVVEEYLGPDGAQVVGPPMSALTFAPELPGPGNSTASLSERYAYSSQLEASFNEFVGSDYLRVDKTNGAELWRISLRLGALENIDYGNFVNDLKQVTEPIMDAYQARDEILAQIDQDREGGGYVNARVALLGVNYETAAKQEAAEGGEKHHSRYGHLDATKVFAETLRDLLINARIKLVDHDPGMHSQDRLDYILADKTHSDYIVLVEPNPMYDMAAIAENPNIHKTFDVTAHEYTGQETPRMYSAERAPVSLVYTGVVPVVYKAARTLLSNLIESTVWAFALIAIVMMLVLKSFRAGLISMLPNVFPICIVFGFMSWTGMEVDIGTMMTASVAMGVAVDDTVHFLTWFRWGLDEGYTRGRAIKEAYSRCAMAMFQTTIIGGLGLAVFAFSTFTPTQRFGYLMVSLLAVALVGDLIFLPALLAGPLGRVFRPGHKSKSSVTDNDDDSAAQPPQDPPQEAPAAENGEESDEPRVYPVHGRSRPA, from the coding sequence ATGCAGATGCGTCGACCTACATTCTTCGAGCGTTACGCCCTGTTCATACTGATGGCGATTTTCTTTCTCGTCCCCTTCGCGCTGCGCGGGGCACGATTGTCGCTGGAGCAGATGAAGAATGATGTGAAGGACTGGCTCCCCGATGACTTCGCGGAAACCTCCGAGCTCGATTGGTTTCGCGAACATTTCCTTGGTGAGCAGTTTGTATTGGTCAGTTGGGATGGCTGTACGGCCGATGACCAGCGATTGGACTATCTTTCCCGCTTGTTGGTACCGCCACCGCTTGAAGAAGGGGAAGAGCCTGATGGGCCGATAGCTCATCGGCAGCCCGATTTCATCGGAGACGAACTCGGTCTCTATTACCCCGGCGACGATCACCAGAACTGGGGTGGCAAAGAAGAGAAATGGTTCCTCGGTAACGACTCGACATGGTATTACGTCTTGCCCAATGGCGAGATCTATAAGTGGGACGGGCAAAGCACCGTCATCGGTGCGCTAAGCCGTGCTACCGAGCGTGTCTTCACCGGCGGGAATTCCATCGAGGGAAGCGACTACGTCAAGAAAGTCGACGAAGAATATTACAAGAAGCCGAAGCTGCTTCAGGCCAGGCTCTTCAAGTCGGTCACCTCCGGCCCGGACGTCCTTGCGCAGTTGGCTGCGCCTGGCGGGACATTGGTCCGTGACGACGATCCCACTCCGCGCGAACTGGAAGAAGCGCGGAAGAAGGCGCTCGATCGATTGACCGGCACATTGTTCGGTCCCGACGGAAAGCAAACCTGTTTAATCGTTACGCTGACCGACGCAGGGAAAGTCGATCTTCGCCGAACCATGGGGCATGGTGTGCTGGGGCGGCCAGAAGGGCAGCTTCTGCAGCTTGCCGAACAAGCGGGAATCAAGCCTGATAACCTTCGCTTGGGTGGTCCTCCTGTCGACAACGTTTCGATCGATGAAGAAGGCGAACGGACGCTTGCTCGCTTGGTGAGCTTCAGTGTCATCATTGGCTTGGGGCTTTCGTACATGTGTTTGCGAAGCGTCAAGCTAACCATCATGGTCTTCTTCGTCGGTGGGATTAGTGCCGTGACGAGTCTCTCGCTGGTCTGGTGGACGGCCGGGCGATTTATCTGGTGGCTCGATCCGACGACCGACGCGGTGATGATGTCGATGCCGGCGGTCGTTTATGTGCTGGGGCTATCTGGCGCTATCCATATCGTGAACTACTATCGTGACGTCGTGCAGGAAAATGGCACGCTCCGCAACGCACCGGAACTGACGATCTCGCATGGTTGGTATCCATGTACGATCGCGGCGGTGACTACGGCGGTTGGTCTCGGTTCGCTGGCGACAAGTAGCATTACGCCGATCCATAAGTTTGGGATCTTCTCGGCGATGGGTGTCTTGGCGACGTTGTTTCTTCTGTTCACTTACTTGCCCGCCGCGCTGCAAATGTGGCCTCCGAATGCGGCTCCGAAGAAAGGCGAATTCAAACCGAAAGAGCCGTCGCCGGCTGGAGCTTGGATTCGTGGTGTGGGAGATCGTATCGGTGACTTCGTCATTGCCCACAACATTAAAGTCGCCCTCGGTTGTTTGGCGATGTTCCTCTTCTTCGCGTTCGGCCTACAGTACTTAAAGACGTCAGTCCAACTGCTGAAGATGTTCGACGACGAAGCTCGGATTATTAAGGACTACGCCTGGTTGGAAGGGCATCTCGGCAAGCTTGTGCCGATGGAGTTGGTTGTTCGCGTCGAGCCAGAGGTGCTTTACTACGACGATTCCAACCAAGCCAACGCCGAAAAGCCGCTCAACCCTTTGGCACTCGCCAACGAAAATAAAGTTGATCCGAAGTTCCGCTACAAGTTCCTCGAGCGGATGGAAATCGCCCAGCGTGTCGCGAATGTCGTCGAGGAGTACCTCGGCCCGGACGGTGCTCAGGTGGTCGGTCCGCCGATGTCGGCGTTGACGTTCGCTCCGGAACTTCCAGGGCCTGGCAACAGCACCGCATCACTTTCAGAGCGATACGCGTACAGTTCGCAGCTGGAGGCGTCGTTCAACGAGTTCGTCGGTTCCGACTACCTTCGTGTCGACAAGACCAACGGAGCTGAACTGTGGCGAATCAGCCTTCGCTTGGGAGCATTGGAAAACATTGACTACGGCAACTTCGTCAACGACTTGAAGCAAGTGACCGAGCCGATCATGGATGCCTATCAGGCTCGTGACGAGATCCTCGCTCAGATCGATCAAGATCGAGAAGGAGGCGGCTACGTCAATGCTCGCGTGGCGCTGCTCGGTGTCAACTATGAGACGGCCGCTAAGCAAGAAGCGGCCGAAGGTGGCGAAAAGCATCACAGTCGTTACGGTCACCTCGACGCGACCAAGGTGTTCGCCGAGACGCTGCGAGACCTCTTGATCAATGCACGTATCAAGCTGGTCGACCACGATCCAGGCATGCATTCGCAAGATCGTCTCGACTATATCTTGGCCGATAAAACACATTCCGATTACATCGTGCTCGTCGAGCCTAACCCGATGTACGACATGGCGGCGATTGCCGAGAACCCGAACATCCATAAGACGTTCGACGTTACCGCACACGAATACACCGGGCAAGAAACGCCGCGGATGTACAGCGCCGAACGGGCTCCTGTTTCGTTGGTTTACACCGGCGTGGTTCCTGTCGTCTACAAAGCGGCACGCACGCTGCTTTCCAACCTGATCGAAAGTACCGTCTGGGCGTTCGCTTTGATCGCCATCGTGATGATGCTGGTGCTGAAGAGTTTCCGCGCGGGCCTGATCTCGATGCTGCCGAACGTCTTTCCGATCTGTATTGTCTTTGGCTTTATGTCCTGGACAGGGATGGAAGTCGACATTGGTACGATGATGACTGCCAGCGTGGCGATGGGTGTGGCCGTGGATGATACGGTTCACTTCCTGACATGGTTCCGCTGGGGCTTGGACGAAGGCTACACGCGCGGGCGAGCCATTAAAGAAGCCTACAGTCGTTGTGCGATGGCCATGTTCCAGACCACCATTATCGGCGGCTTAGGCTTGGCTGTGTTTGCCTTCAGCACGTTCACGCCGACGCAGCGATTTGGCTACCTGATGGTTTCGCTTTTGGCGGTTGCGTTGGTGGGTGACTTGATCTTCCTGCCGGCCCTGTTGGCGGGACCGCTCGGCCGGGTCTTCCGTCCTGGGCATAAGTCGAAGTCGAGCGTCACCGACAACGACGACGATTCGGCTGCTCAACCCCCTCAAGATCCACCGCAGGAAGCTCCTGCTGCTGAAAATGGCGAGGAATCGGACGAGCCACGCGTTTATCCGGTGCATGGACGCAGTCGCCCAGCCTAG
- a CDS encoding transaldolase family protein — protein MTTPLETLIQAGTKVWLDSIDPQLVDSNFKLGVSGATSNPVIVSDLLKSGKFDDWIEELTAQGKDADEIAWTITDRLVQKAQDVFLPVWERTEGNDGYVSFELDPLLEDPDRNMPHEERVAQYIELGKKWGIGHKNRMIKVPATPAGIDALEELCAAGITLNVTLCFTMRQYHAAREAVWRGAQRRESTDGFKSVYSIFVSRVDVYSQKHLPDLSDEAQGQLGIVNAKNIWRDNAEFWKDKGLKLQQELIFASTGTKLASDPPWKYVAAFAGDGIETNPPKTNEQVQESGKTFEKEVDQMPSQAVLDELEAKVDYADLEKVLMEEGIAKFADPQKALLELIESKKAAV, from the coding sequence ATGACGACGCCACTCGAGACACTCATTCAAGCAGGCACCAAGGTGTGGCTCGATTCGATCGATCCCCAGTTAGTCGATTCCAATTTCAAACTTGGCGTTTCCGGAGCGACATCCAATCCGGTCATCGTTTCCGACTTGTTGAAATCAGGAAAGTTTGACGACTGGATCGAAGAACTGACTGCTCAAGGGAAAGATGCCGACGAAATTGCCTGGACGATCACCGATCGCCTGGTTCAGAAGGCGCAAGACGTCTTTCTGCCGGTCTGGGAACGAACTGAAGGCAACGATGGCTATGTCAGCTTCGAGCTCGACCCCTTGCTGGAAGATCCTGATCGCAACATGCCGCACGAAGAACGTGTCGCTCAGTACATCGAGCTCGGCAAGAAGTGGGGCATCGGTCATAAGAACCGCATGATCAAAGTGCCTGCGACGCCGGCCGGCATTGATGCATTAGAAGAACTTTGTGCCGCTGGCATCACGCTGAACGTGACACTTTGTTTCACCATGCGACAATATCATGCGGCCCGCGAAGCCGTTTGGCGCGGAGCCCAACGTCGCGAATCGACCGATGGCTTCAAGAGCGTTTACTCCATTTTCGTTTCCCGTGTCGATGTTTACTCGCAGAAGCATTTGCCCGATCTCAGCGACGAAGCTCAAGGACAACTGGGGATCGTCAATGCGAAGAATATCTGGCGCGACAATGCCGAGTTCTGGAAAGACAAAGGCTTGAAGCTTCAGCAAGAGCTGATCTTCGCGTCGACGGGAACCAAGCTCGCTTCCGATCCACCATGGAAGTATGTCGCTGCGTTCGCGGGCGATGGTATCGAAACAAACCCGCCGAAAACGAACGAACAAGTTCAAGAGAGCGGCAAAACGTTCGAGAAAGAAGTCGATCAAATGCCATCCCAGGCCGTTCTCGACGAACTGGAAGCAAAAGTCGACTACGCTGACCTGGAAAAAGTGCTGATGGAAGAAGGGATCGCCAAGTTCGCCGATCCACAAAAGGCACTGCTCGAATTGATCGAGTCGAAGAAAGCGGCCGTCTGA